AATCTCATTCATGCTGATTTGCGCATTGAACGTCAGTAAGTGATTGGCATACGCCGATCATATTGTAGGCTTAAacattgcggttaccttgcgatgattccgaggcttagcgtccccgcggcccggtcctcgaccaggcctccccgttgctgaactggtcaatAATGAACATAGAGACTTGAATGTATTCTCTAGCATGTTAATATTTTAATTGACATGAAAGTCCCAAGGACATAGGACGTATCCCAGTTGCATTAACATCCTTCATATCTCTGGACTACAAGAAGTCATATACTATATGTTGTCACTTAATACATGTCAGATTGGGAGCCGGTCAGATACGGGATTGGGAGCCGGTCAGATAAGGGATTGGGAGCCGGTCAGATACGGGATTGGGAGCCGGTCAGATAAGGGATTGGGAGCCGGTCAGATACGGGATTGGGAGCCGGTCAGATACGGGATTGGGAGCCGGTCAGATACGGGATACGGGATCTACTCgccaagcctggccccaggctaggcttggcgagtagaagaactcccgaaattTTCGAGGTATCTGCAAGTATAtactcccctccttcccccccccaaagCCCGCCCACAATCATGTTGACTGACTACCATGACCACAGAACCACAGACACAATACACTATAAATCACACTAAAATACAACCCACAACCCACACGGGAATTACAGTAATTTCAACACATCCGCATGACATATGTAGATCAGCCGCATTTAAACCGAATTATGTTTAGCATGCTGTTCAATATCCGATCATTAACGAATCTTATTTCTGCCATTGTATATTTTTTGTGTCAGTAATGATGTGTTAACGGCCTGGTAATACAGACCAAGATGGGTACAGATTGAACATAAGGCTGTTAGGCTCCAACAGCTCAGTttagaaaaaaaaacattttttatctATAGCTGAATGTATAAATAATACACCATTGCAACTACTAAATTTATGTATAATGCAAGCGACACATTACtttgtggagggttattaaggccaccacattaGCTTACTGGCTACCCGACAAGTATACATTTATTCTGAACAGTCGAGGACTAAAAAAGACGTATGCAAATTCATGTAAATTAACTGATACTTTTCCCCACTTACATCTTGACGCTCAGCAAACTTTAGGCAGGTGTTGGGAGTGTGGATAAGCCTCAcataaaacaaatacaaatacagtatCTTAGATCAGACATGAAAACTATTTATACAACCGAGAAATAACCTTAGGTGGTAATCGTTGATTATTTGTTACTAAAGAAGGAAATGCAAAATTTTTGTCAATCAGGACTTTTATTAACTCACATTTCTCCTTTTCTAAAGTTATGCAATATTGAGTGAGCGGATTTGCCCTTTCAGTTAAATATTAAAAAAGAATTAAATGAAATAGTGAGAGTTCGGAGGAATAATCCTAGGCTGAAGGGCGATAGAACGTACTCTGCTGAGGGATCTATTTGATTGGCAAGACACGAGAGTGCACTAGGAATTCTACAAGTAAGACTAGAGCAGCTGCGGTCAGTCCCAGAGCCCAGAGCATGAACGCTCCCAGCAACTGTCCTAGCTGCAGGCTCCTCCCAGCCGACACCTGCCTCAACAAAGGGGAAAAATATGCACGCCATTAGGCCTTATTCCTAGTTATATATTTCAGATAATTTGCAAGAATCGCTTTTCATAATGTGCACTTAATGTGACAATGTGCGTTTATTTCTCAAGTATTAAAATTGATATGTATGCACTCAATTCAGTTGGAAATGCACCTTGTTTAGGCAATATAcattcatttaaatatatatgcactcAAGATTTTACAGTGtgcacccatatatatatatattccaggtGACTATTCAGTTTTACTCTGCTTCAAATTGAGGCTCTCACCCTTTGGCCTAGGATTTTTGTCTCCAATCAGGAAAAAAAAGCAAAATGGTGAGTAAGCAGATGACTCTGGCTTGCTAACGTTCGGCTTACTATAGGAGAATCGGAGGTACTAAAGTGTGTCTTGAATCATATCAGATATATGAAAGACCTGTTagttaatatactgtatattaccacgTTATTTAAATCAAAGTAAAGTACTTTCGTTTTAGTTAAGGTGGTTTATTATTTGAATAAGATTTAAGCCAAAAATGGGGTGAGGCTAGTATACGTTGCTGAGATGTTTAGTTTTGCTTAATCCTGTACACAATTATGTATTACCGTATACCCATTTACTCCTGTGTCCTATATAATGTATCGTGTGTGCCAGCAGGCTCTGGCACGGCTCTTAACAATTAAGTGTCCTGACTCAGGTTTACTCGTTATTCTGTAATGTATGTGTTATGTGGCCAGGAGTGTGTCAACACCACTTGTTTTGGGGCTGGCTGATGTATATATCTTGACCAGTGTATACATATGGGTACTTGTACTGGGTCATGTTTTGCATAGTCTTGTAGTGTGTGTATTTTGTATTATACATTAGCGACAGCTCTGTGGATGGTTATTCATTCATGTTCGGAGCTGGTATTTTCGATTATCCCTAATTGTATTTTTGTATATGTTAAATTGTTTTCATTTTGTATTTAGTTTCTCTGCGGCGTTTGTACTTTTGTCTGTGCTTTTTCTCGTGGAATCAACGTGTGTCCTTTTCTTGTGTTGTGCTTTTGTGTCGAGTGTTCATGGTGTTGACCTCCGTGTTTTTTTTCAATGCCCTTTAATGTGTGGAAGTGCACCTGGGTGTTTTGCTGGGGCGTTGAGTATTACCTGTCTGGATGAGTGTCACAACACACTGTGTGCGCGCTCGAGGAGTGGTCGTGTACTGTGGATAATTTTGCTTTTGAATGTGCTTGAGTACTGCATGAGTTTCTTTGTATAAAATGCTGTTTCATTCATTTGTCTTGTTTTAATCGATTGTATTTGATTAGCCTGTTTTtgaagtgtgtttgtgtgtattttcCAGAGGTGTTGGTTTTCTGTTGTGCATCTAATGTGTTGCTCGTTTTAAATTTTGTACATAGTTTTAATTTTTATTGTACATAGTAAAGAAAATATATCCTGTATAAATTAGTCTCGGGGCGGTCTGATAACCCATTACAGTTTCAAAAACTTGTACCAAAAACTTATCAAAAACTCGCTCACCTTATCGTGGCCAACTTGATCTCGGCCGCGTACTTTCGCCATGCGGGTGTTGTACTCGTAGTCGACCAGACCGGCCTCCTGCAGGCGGGTCAGCGCCTCCACCAGCAGCGGCGTGTACGGACAGTTCTTCCTCAGGATCCACGACACGTAGCCTGGATACACCTGAGGGCCAACATATACATGTAACACACTCCGTGATACATATATAATATGCTACTAGTTGTAAGCTACTGACTATTCGTTACTCTGACTACTATTTACTTTAGAAGTAGACGAAGACCATTATTAAGAATGGTGTAGAGGTAGTGAGAGTTAAGTCATTGGTTCCTCATGTCTAGCAAGATTGATAAGTCTTTGAAAACGGATGCAGCTTGGACAAGAATGGCCTAAGGATAGATTGAAACACACCAAACCAAACCTAGGCCTATAGGTTTATATACAAAATCTAATCAGTTTAATATATGCCTATGTTCGAAACCAAAATAAATAATCTAACCGAAGTTTGCGTATTGTGCTGTGGTTTTTTATAAACGTAGAAAGTAAGATTAGCATAATGTAATATCAATAATTACATATTGAATTACTAAATTTGTGACAGATAATATCAGTAGGCCTACAAAAACAAACACGAAAACGTCTTGAGTTGCAGGTTACCATCTCCTTCATGAAGTAGACGTCATCAGTAATGCCATAGTGGTCCACGATGTTGACCAGATAGGAATAGGTATCCAGCAGAGAATGTGTATTGCTCACTACCCACTTGAACCCCACGTCGAAATTCAGGTAGGCGTAGGGAAAGAGATCCATTTTGTTCCCCAGGGTGTACAGGGCCGGGTCTGTGGAGACCTTGAGGGCGGCGGGCACGAAGCTCCCGTAGTCTTGCATGCAGATCCTGCCACCAGATGGAGAGCAATTGTTATTAACTGGTCAATGGTGCTTCCTAGGAAGTGTTTAAATGGCCACCACATTAATGGGCTTGAATGGTGGACACTATAAAGTTGGAGGTAACTACTTGTTGAAAATCACAATACTTTGATGAATCTATGAACACATACTACTGCGTTATGTTTTGGAAATAATAATTCCTATAATCACCATCTGTTATTGGGGACAGGGAGCCTGTAAAAATCACTGGATCAACATGTGGATGGAACCAGCGTCCTGGTGACCCCATGACGCTGCTCCCCAGTTCTGATACAATGATTTTCGCAGATATATCACCACTGTGATTTCCTAGTGCATGCGTAGCCTGTACGTAAGCTTATCGAGGTCTCTCCACTATTATTTGTACTAACGTTAAACTCTGCGGACTTTGAGCGATACATTTCATTTACACAGACCTCCCTTCAAGGGAGGTCGGTGTATACCCTTGACCCCCTTATGCACACACTATATACAATTACCAAATTTAATACAAATTTAATGAGACTAGccgcaagcatctggcctccaacctcgaacACACATTCTCATAGATATAAATGGTCTTTATGgactatttatattatatataaatgccCATTTATATTCGAACTCGTATATTGTTATAGGCGTCAGTAAGTGTTAATTAGGCATGCTCTTTCCTATGTAATTCGTAATGAAAATAACTTGCATAGTAAAACATGGTTCATAAGTGTGGATCACTGGTATGTATTCTCTTCATCGTAATACATAGAACTAATTAACCGAGTCGTATATTGGATATAAACAGAAGATGCTTCGTATATACCAATAGGTCTTGTGCAGCTTCGCTTATTCCCATGTACGTGTCCTGTTTACCATTTTTACCTCAGTCCGGAAGCTGCAAGCTGCTCTACCGTCTCGATCCGTGTGGGATAGACAGGAACGGAGAGGAAGGCGACCAGGTTGCCGGTGTAGGCGGTAGTGAGGATGACGCAGGCTAGTAACCAGCACCCTAGCCACAGTCTCGTCCACGTCGCCTCTAGCCTCTGCTTCACGCCTTGACACACCACCCCGCCCAGGACCTGTACGTACAACCTCAACcttgtacacagcctcatccCCAACAGCTTGTAGTCATCGGGATGTGTCTTAAGCTACTACAGCAGAATGCTCACTCACAAAATTAGTAAAAGCTGTACAGTAAACTAGCTGTTTTGGGCAAAATTTTATTTAAGTACGGCAGATATACACGCATCTATCATCAAAGTATATATAGGCTATCCACCAAACACTTACCAGAATAAAGACATTTGAGAGGTCGTATTGATCTGGCACCAGATGGAGGCAGAGGGTGAGGAGCGCGATCACCAACACTATGGTGGATATGATAGCCAGCCACAGGAACCCCGAGAACGGGTACACGAGTCCCCGCCACAATGGCAAAGGGGGAGGCACACGGAGCACAAACACGTAACTCTCCACGAAGTAGGGATTCGAGATGTCGAACTCGTAGATGATTTCGTCTGACAGCTGGATAAGATTGATGGCAAGGTCCTTGTCGTTATACATAAGATCCCCCAGCATGCCAGTCCAGGTTCCATTTTCCATTGCGCCCCATTTGTGGTCTTTGGGCTCCATTtgggtagtgtacgtgaagttgaGTTTAGCGGCGATGATATCCAGGAGGTCGAAGTTCGAGCCTACACACACATCGTTCTGTGGGTACAGGAAAGGGAAGTTGTCGCAAAAGGAGGCTAGTTGGAGCACTGAGCCATCAAGAGTTTTCAATCTCTCTGGGAAAAGACTGGT
This portion of the Procambarus clarkii isolate CNS0578487 chromosome 59, FALCON_Pclarkii_2.0, whole genome shotgun sequence genome encodes:
- the LOC123768203 gene encoding probable glutamate receptor; translation: MKGSQHLVTLLWRLAWLCPVTCTHNAPSKQQTEAVILGLLRGPLAQDNILFVIDSGALTILDIDIILAKRGTTPSGGILVVSEESTDFFLQASLYFLRGRFLTTVFIFAEDPQRLLDSLDHRWNPDFLLLLNLNPTINTTILFWNDKIQRSRHIALIEPEMKFVPPKFKVFTSKSFKQNTVVKYPMGLWKEKDFASKTSLFPERLKTLDGSVLQLASFCDNFPFLYPQNDVCVGSNFDLLDIIAAKLNFTYTTQMEPKDHKWGAMENGTWTGMLGDLMYNDKDLAINLIQLSDEIIYEFDISNPYFVESYVFVLRVPPPLPLWRGLVYPFSGFLWLAIISTIVLVIALLTLCLHLVPDQYDLSNVFILVLGGVVCQGVKQRLEATWTRLWLGCWLLACVILTTAYTGNLVAFLSVPVYPTRIETVEQLAASGLRICMQDYGSFVPAALKVSTDPALYTLGNKMDLFPYAYLNFDVGFKWVVSNTHSLLDTYSYLVNIVDHYGITDDVYFMKEMVYPGYVSWILRKNCPYTPLLVEALTRLQEAGLVDYEYNTRMAKVRGRDQVGHDKVSAGRSLQLGQLLGAFMLWALGLTAAALVLLVEFLVHSRVLPIK